In Sulfitobacter sp. OXR-159, one DNA window encodes the following:
- a CDS encoding DUF3307 domain-containing protein encodes MTEQAIATALACLLAHLMADFVFQTNAMVAAKRKPHILLLHGVIVFAATAMALGGSLLPVGLLALAHVGIDAVKTYAVPEQHRERLWPYLSDQAAHLATIAVFTLYTPDAFASGLWAAQSTTLIPPALFLAGLITATLAGGPAVGGLMLPHKAQAQPDGLENAGRVIGLLERALIFLMVMIGEPTGIGFLIAAKSILRFDTVKKNQKISEYVIIGTLASFGWALIVAFATLAAMNSL; translated from the coding sequence ATGACCGAACAGGCCATCGCCACCGCCCTCGCTTGCCTGCTTGCCCATCTAATGGCGGATTTCGTGTTTCAGACCAACGCGATGGTCGCCGCCAAACGCAAACCCCACATACTTCTACTGCACGGTGTCATTGTCTTTGCCGCGACTGCGATGGCCCTCGGCGGCAGTCTCCTCCCAGTTGGCCTTCTCGCCCTCGCCCATGTCGGGATTGATGCAGTCAAAACCTACGCCGTTCCCGAGCAGCATCGCGAGCGGCTCTGGCCCTACCTCAGCGATCAAGCCGCCCATCTTGCGACCATCGCGGTCTTCACCCTTTATACTCCAGATGCTTTTGCCAGTGGCCTCTGGGCTGCTCAGAGCACAACGCTTATTCCGCCTGCCCTCTTCCTTGCGGGGCTGATCACCGCCACCCTTGCAGGCGGGCCTGCGGTAGGCGGCTTGATGTTGCCCCACAAAGCGCAGGCTCAGCCCGACGGCTTGGAGAACGCAGGCAGGGTCATTGGTCTGCTGGAACGCGCGCTTATCTTTCTGATGGTCATGATCGGCGAGCCTACGGGCATCGGATTTCTCATCGCGGCAAAGTCGATCCTGCGCTTTGACACAGTGAAAAAGAACCAGAAAATAAGCGAATACGTCATCATCGGGACGCTGGCTTCTTTCGGTTGGGCGCTCATCGTGGCCTTTGCTACGCTGGCGGCAATGAATTCCCTTTGA
- a CDS encoding glycerophosphodiester phosphodiesterase family protein, which produces MRTLVSLAALALAPGMALADAHSAATPVEYGPRPAYLVDKLPEGDLKDKLASCMGQDAAKSDFSIGHRGAPLMFPEHTVQSNVAAARMGAGILECDVTFTADHELVCRHAQNDLHTTTNILVSDLAEKCTTGFTAASGDTPASAECRTSDITLAEFRTLTPKMDSADTTATTAEDYQGGVANWRTELYSDKADLMTHAESIELFKSLGAKFTPELKSPSVEMPHDGFSQEDYAQKLVDEYVAAGIPASDVWPQSFNLDDVLYWVENTPEFGKQAVYLVQWSDGFDEQNPETWAENFADLKAKGVNYLAPSLNMMLTNKEGEIAGSDYAMAAKEAGLTLIAWTLERSGPLATGGGWYFQSVNDVVKDDSDYLVALDVLAQDVGVAGVFSDWPATVTYYANCMGL; this is translated from the coding sequence ATGCGAACCCTTGTTTCTCTCGCCGCTCTGGCCCTCGCGCCCGGCATGGCGTTGGCCGATGCTCATTCTGCAGCGACACCGGTCGAATACGGCCCCCGCCCCGCCTATCTGGTGGATAAGCTGCCCGAGGGCGACCTGAAGGACAAGCTGGCCTCTTGCATGGGTCAAGACGCCGCCAAGTCCGATTTCTCCATCGGGCACCGGGGCGCGCCGCTGATGTTTCCCGAACACACCGTGCAATCCAATGTCGCCGCCGCGCGCATGGGTGCAGGCATTCTGGAATGCGACGTAACCTTCACTGCCGATCATGAATTGGTCTGCCGCCACGCGCAGAACGATCTGCACACCACCACGAACATCCTCGTCTCTGATCTGGCCGAGAAATGCACCACCGGCTTTACCGCTGCGTCGGGCGACACGCCAGCCAGCGCCGAATGCCGTACCTCCGACATCACCTTGGCAGAGTTCCGCACCCTGACGCCCAAGATGGACAGTGCCGACACGACCGCCACCACCGCCGAAGATTATCAGGGCGGCGTCGCGAATTGGCGCACCGAGCTTTACAGCGACAAAGCCGATCTGATGACCCATGCGGAATCGATCGAACTGTTCAAATCCTTGGGCGCCAAATTCACGCCTGAGCTGAAATCCCCTTCTGTCGAGATGCCCCATGACGGTTTCTCTCAGGAAGACTACGCGCAGAAACTGGTTGATGAATATGTCGCTGCGGGCATCCCGGCCTCTGACGTTTGGCCGCAGTCCTTCAACCTTGACGATGTGCTCTACTGGGTTGAGAACACACCCGAATTCGGAAAACAGGCTGTTTATCTGGTACAATGGTCCGACGGTTTCGATGAGCAGAACCCCGAGACATGGGCCGAAAACTTCGCTGATCTGAAAGCCAAGGGCGTGAACTACCTCGCCCCCTCGCTCAACATGATGCTGACCAACAAAGAGGGCGAAATTGCTGGCTCCGATTACGCCATGGCCGCGAAAGAAGCAGGCCTGACCCTGATCGCTTGGACACTGGAGCGTTCCGGCCCGCTGGCCACCGGTGGCGGTTGGTACTTCCAGTCGGTCAACGATGTTGTGAAAGACGACAGCGACTATCTGGTGGCGCTGGATGTGCTGGCCCAAGACGTGGGCGTGGCCGGTGTCTTCTCCGATTGGCCCGCGACCGTGACCTATTACGCGAACTGCATGGGCCTCTGA
- a CDS encoding SUF system Fe-S cluster assembly protein, protein MTEQTQPLEGTPLIAPSSTDHPLYEQVVEACRTVYDPEIPVNIYELGLIYTIDINAENEVDIKMSLTAPGCPVAGEMPGWVADAVEPIAGVKQVDVALVWEPPWGMDMMSDEARLELGFM, encoded by the coding sequence ATGACCGAACAGACCCAACCGCTCGAAGGGACACCGCTGATTGCGCCCTCTTCCACCGACCACCCGCTTTATGAGCAGGTCGTCGAGGCGTGTCGCACGGTCTATGACCCTGAAATCCCTGTGAATATCTATGAACTGGGGTTGATCTACACGATCGACATCAACGCCGAAAACGAAGTGGACATCAAGATGTCGCTGACCGCGCCCGGTTGCCCCGTCGCGGGTGAAATGCCCGGATGGGTCGCCGATGCGGTCGAACCGATTGCGGGGGTCAAGCAGGTCGATGTGGCGCTGGTTTGGGAACCGCCTTGGGGCATGGACATGATGTCTGATGAAGCCCGGCTTGAACTGGGCTTCATGTAA